The Paeniglutamicibacter sulfureus genome includes a region encoding these proteins:
- a CDS encoding benzoate/H(+) symporter BenE family transporter: MTSTAIPSAPRRSTFAQPIMAGLVTALVGYTSSFAVVLTGLRAVGATDAQAASGLFALTIALAICAVGLAWFTKRPITTAWSTPGAALLAGAAAVNFGWNEAVGAFIMTGVLIAATGAIPWLGRTLAAIPVPLAQAMLAGVLLKLCLAPFVALSTIPLHVAPVIVVWLLFLRFSPRWAVPAAMAAALGIAGFSMGRADAAGVMGQLLPSLEFTAPAFSLAAFTAITLPLFVVTMASQNVPGVAVLASFNYETPWRASMLATGLGSSAAAFLGGHAINLAAISAALAAGDEAGEDRSRRWIAAVSSGGFYILLGLASAAITALATASPEGLLEAAAGLALLATLGSSASSALSDPSSRMSSLVAFLIAGSGLSFAGIGGAFWALVAGLTLRLLIERKRH, encoded by the coding sequence TTGACCTCCACCGCCATCCCCAGCGCTCCACGGCGATCGACATTCGCACAGCCGATCATGGCCGGTCTTGTCACCGCGTTGGTCGGATACACCTCGTCCTTTGCCGTGGTGTTGACAGGACTCAGGGCCGTCGGGGCGACTGACGCCCAGGCCGCTTCCGGGCTTTTCGCCCTCACCATTGCACTGGCCATTTGCGCAGTTGGCCTGGCGTGGTTCACCAAGCGACCCATCACCACCGCATGGTCGACGCCCGGTGCAGCGTTGCTGGCCGGAGCGGCAGCAGTGAACTTCGGCTGGAACGAAGCGGTCGGTGCCTTCATCATGACCGGAGTTCTGATTGCCGCAACCGGTGCCATCCCCTGGCTGGGCCGGACGCTTGCAGCAATCCCCGTCCCCCTGGCCCAAGCCATGCTGGCCGGAGTACTGCTCAAACTCTGCCTGGCGCCCTTCGTGGCGTTGTCCACTATCCCGTTGCATGTCGCCCCGGTTATCGTGGTCTGGTTGCTCTTCCTGCGCTTCAGTCCCCGCTGGGCGGTTCCGGCCGCGATGGCCGCGGCCTTGGGCATCGCAGGCTTTTCCATGGGACGGGCCGACGCCGCGGGAGTGATGGGACAGTTGCTGCCGAGTCTCGAATTCACGGCACCGGCATTCAGCCTCGCGGCCTTCACCGCAATCACCCTGCCGCTCTTCGTTGTCACCATGGCCTCGCAGAACGTTCCGGGCGTTGCGGTACTGGCCAGTTTCAATTACGAAACACCGTGGCGCGCCTCCATGTTGGCCACCGGGCTCGGCAGCTCGGCGGCGGCGTTCCTCGGCGGGCATGCCATCAACCTTGCGGCGATTTCCGCCGCCCTCGCCGCCGGGGACGAGGCCGGGGAAGACCGCTCCAGGCGATGGATCGCGGCAGTTTCCTCCGGCGGCTTCTACATCCTGCTCGGATTGGCGTCTGCCGCAATCACGGCACTGGCCACCGCGAGCCCGGAGGGCCTGCTGGAAGCCGCGGCGGGCCTGGCGTTGCTGGCAACCCTCGGCTCCTCCGCGTCCTCCGCGCTGTCCGATCCCTCCAGCCGGATGAGTTCCCTGGTCGCGTTCCTGATTGCCGGTTCGGGCCTGAGCTTCGCCGGAATCGGCGGGGCATTCTGGGCGCTAGTCGCCGGATTGACCCTTCGCCTGCTCATCGAGCGCAAACGCCACTGA
- the zapE gene encoding cell division protein ZapE: protein MATITHLSQRTPTVSIDDLLAGFHPSYRFGEVSFDTYRPDPAWPTQAEAVTKLKHFASTIGNSKGGFLGKLFGKKKVEKSGMYLDGGFGVGKTHLLASLWHLAPGRKAFGTFVEYTNLVGALSFRQTVEVLSTYSLVCIDEFELDDPGDTVLMSRLMRELSDAGVKIAATSNTLPGALGEGRFAAVDFQREIKVLSEQFDVHRVDGVDFRHRGLPDAPVPLEDAGIQEFAVERYGDKTFAVDEFADLVGHMSKVHPSRYRALLAETDVLVLHNVETITEQAVALRFVVLADRLYDKDVPIIASGKPFSELFTPEMMAGGYQKKYFRAVSRLTALAREGQTGEPAL, encoded by the coding sequence ATGGCCACGATTACGCATCTTTCCCAACGGACCCCCACGGTCTCCATCGACGACCTGCTCGCCGGTTTCCACCCGTCCTACCGCTTTGGCGAGGTGTCGTTTGACACCTACCGGCCGGACCCGGCCTGGCCCACCCAGGCCGAGGCGGTCACCAAGCTCAAGCACTTTGCCTCGACCATCGGCAATTCCAAGGGCGGCTTCCTGGGCAAGCTGTTTGGCAAGAAGAAGGTCGAGAAGTCGGGGATGTACCTGGACGGCGGCTTCGGCGTGGGCAAGACCCACCTGTTGGCTTCGCTGTGGCACCTGGCCCCGGGCCGGAAAGCGTTCGGCACCTTCGTGGAGTACACGAACCTCGTCGGGGCCCTGTCCTTCCGCCAGACCGTCGAGGTGCTGAGCACCTACTCGCTGGTCTGCATCGATGAATTCGAGCTTGATGACCCGGGGGACACCGTGCTGATGTCCCGGTTGATGCGCGAGCTTTCCGATGCCGGCGTGAAAATCGCAGCGACCTCCAACACGCTTCCGGGCGCACTGGGCGAGGGCCGCTTTGCCGCCGTGGACTTCCAGCGCGAGATCAAGGTGCTCTCCGAACAGTTCGACGTCCACCGCGTGGACGGCGTTGACTTCCGCCACCGCGGGCTCCCCGACGCCCCGGTGCCGCTGGAGGACGCGGGCATCCAGGAGTTCGCCGTCGAGCGCTACGGGGACAAGACCTTTGCCGTTGACGAGTTCGCGGACCTGGTCGGGCACATGTCCAAGGTCCACCCCAGCCGATACCGTGCCTTGCTGGCCGAGACCGACGTGCTGGTGCTGCACAACGTCGAAACCATCACCGAGCAGGCGGTGGCGCTGCGCTTCGTGGTGCTGGCCGATCGCCTGTACGACAAGGACGTGCCGATCATCGCCTCGGGCAAGCCGTTCAGTGAGTTGTTCACCCCGGAAATGATGGCCGGCGGATACCAGAAGAAGTACTTCCGTGCCGTTTCGCGCCTCACCGCACTGGCCCGCGAAGGCCAGACGGGGGAACCGGCGCTGTAA
- a CDS encoding antitoxin, with protein MSIFDELKGKAEGLKEKAAGLIHENSDKIGGAIDNAGNFIDEKTGGKFSEHVDKVQDGAKGLLNKEDGGTPTV; from the coding sequence TTGTCTATTTTTGACGAGCTGAAGGGCAAGGCTGAAGGACTGAAGGAGAAGGCGGCCGGGTTGATTCACGAAAACTCGGACAAGATCGGCGGTGCCATCGACAACGCCGGCAACTTCATCGACGAAAAGACCGGGGGAAAGTTCTCCGAGCACGTCGACAAGGTTCAGGATGGCGCAAAGGGCCTCCTCAACAAGGAAGACGGCGGCACGCCGACCGTCTAG